A single window of Colletotrichum higginsianum IMI 349063 chromosome 8, whole genome shotgun sequence DNA harbors:
- a CDS encoding Cytidine and deoxycytidylate deaminase zinc-binding region: MAPTTTPPDPNILRRCVELAREALDAGDDPFGSVLVGADGTVLREDRNRVNTGEDGDGRRDATLHPEFTLARWAQLNLSAADRAAASVYTSGEHCPMCAAAHAWVGLGPIVYVSSSDQLASWLKELGAGAGTKVSPLPINAVAPNIPVQGPIPGLDEEVKALHKRNIERRS; encoded by the coding sequence ATGGCTCCTACCACCACCCCTCCAGACCCCAACATCCTCCGCCGCtgcgtcgagctcgccagggaagccctcgacgccggcgacgacccCTTCGgctccgtcctcgtcggcgccgacggcaccgttCTCCGGGAAGACCGCAACCGCGTCAACacgggcgaggacggcgatggGAGGCGCGACGCCACCCTCCACCCGGAGTTCACCCTCGCGCGCTGGGCGCAGCTCAACCTGAGCGCCGCggaccgcgccgccgcctcggtcTACACGTCGGGCGAGCACTGCCCCATGTGCGCCGCGGCGCACGCCTGGGTCGGCCTGGGCCCGATCGTCTACGTCTCCTCGAGCGACCAGTTGGCGTCGTGGTTGaaggagctcggcgccggggcTGGGACCAAGGTCAGCCCGCTTCCTATCAATGCGGTTGCGCCAAACATTCCGGTCCAAGGCCCGATCCCTGGgttggacgaggaggtcaaggcccTGCACAAGCGAAACATCGAGCGGCGGTCGTGA